A window of Numenius arquata chromosome 6, bNumArq3.hap1.1, whole genome shotgun sequence contains these coding sequences:
- the LOC141465447 gene encoding acyl-coenzyme A thioesterase 5-like, whose translation MWQVTALSLCRASSCGGQKWLPWPSPAPAAPQHRRPARTPGTAPARGLSSMAPSIRLSPAARSLFDEPLAIAVQGLGPQQPVTLRTSLRDETGELFEAWARYQAGDDGELDLARCPALPGGSFSGLEPMGLLWALQPQKPFRRLVKRDVQSPFLLQLEVFDGHGDPPGRLLAQAQHERAFLRDGVQRVPVRDGRIRATLFLPAGEDPFPGIIDMHGFGEGLLEHRASLLANHGFATLALAYYQYEDLPQKPTELHLEYFEEAVNYMLQHPQVKGPGVGLLGYSKGADLSLAMAAFLKNITAVASLNGPVAITCIPLRYRDKTIPSLPLNKEKIKVIDSNTLDYSDIILDAFQAPGNQSLIPLEKAEAQLLFIVGQDDHVIESEYYATEVCKLLQAQGKENFQILSYPGTGHCIDPPYFPLYPIGNHPLFHKRALLGGEPVAYSKAQVHAWPQIQAFFNKYLNDN comes from the exons ATGTGGCAGGTCACTGCCCTCTCCCTGTGCCGGGCGAGCTCCTGCGGCGGGCAGAAGTGGCTGccctggcccagccctgcacctgcAGCCCCGCAGCACCGCAGACCCGCACGGACCCCCGGGACGGCCCCTGCCCGCGGCCTCTCCTCCATGGCCCCCTCCATCCGCCTCTCGCCCGCCGCCCGCAGCCTCTTCGATGAGCCGCTGGCCATCGCCGTGCAGGGCCTGGGCCCGCAGCAGCCCGTCACGCTGCGGACATCCTTGCGGGATGAGACGGGCGAGCTCTTCGAAGCCTGGGCCCGCTACCAGGCGGGGGACGACGGGGAGCTGGACCTGGCCCGCTGCCCCGCGCTGCCGGGAGGCAGCTTCTCCGGCCTGGAGCccatggggctgctctgggctttgcagccccagAAGCCCTTCAGGCGGCTGGTGAAGAGGGACGTGCAgagccccttcctcctgcagctggaggtgtTTGATGGccacggggacccccccgggcGGCTCCTGGCCCAGGCACAGCACGAGCGGGCGTTCCTGCGGGACGGGGTGCAGAGAGTCCCGGTGCGAGACGGGAGGATCCGGGCGACGCTTTTCCTGCCCGCCG GAGAAGACCCCTTTCCAGGGATCATTGACATGCACGGATTTGGAGAAGGTCTTCTTGAGCACAGAGCCAGCCTCCTGGCCAATCACGGCTTTGCCACGCTGGCCCTGGCTTATTATCAATATGAGGATCTGCCCCAGAAGCCAACTGAACTCCACCTGGAATATTTTGAAGAGGCGGTGAACTATATGCTGCAGCACCCACAG GTGAAGGGACCAGGGGTCGGACTGCTCGGTTACTCCAAAGGAGCTGATCTGTCTCTCGCCATGGCTGCCTTCCTGAAGAACATCACAGCCGTTGCTTCCCTCAATGGCCCCGTGGCCATTACCTGTATTCCTCTCCGGTACAGGGATAAAACCATCCCCTCTTTGCCactcaataaagaaaaaatcaagGTCATTGATTCCAATACCCTTGATTATTCTGACATTATTCTTGATGCCTTTCAAGCCCCTGGCAACCAAAGCCTGATCCCACTAGAGAAAGCTGAGGCACAGTTACTGTTCATCGTGGGACAAGATGACCATGTTATCGAAAGTGAGTATTATGCTACTGAAGTCTGCAAGCTTCTGCAGGCTCAAGGGAAGGAAAATTTTCAGATTCTCTCCTACCCTGGAACAGGCCACTGCATCGACCCTCCTTATTTCCCCTTGTACCCCATAGGAAACCACCCCCTTTTTCACAAGCGAGCACTCCTGGGTGGGGAGCCCGTGGCTTATTCTAAAGCTCAGGTTCATGCTTGGCCACAGATCCAGGcttttttcaacaaatatttaaatgacaactaa